The Chiloscyllium punctatum isolate Juve2018m chromosome 12, sChiPun1.3, whole genome shotgun sequence genome includes a region encoding these proteins:
- the LOC140483606 gene encoding ETS domain-containing protein Elk-1-like, producing MDNSITLWQFLRQLLDENKNDLICWTSKDGEFKLRNAEEVARLWGMRKNKTNMNYDKLSRALRYYYDKNIIKKVNGQKFVYKFVSMPNSLVMEPEKCDASDCEWAITRPKDEGLSLQRQLKPTTRVSSRNEYMRSGLYSTFTIQSLQSNNHRSRDQANDSPPGTVELPILDGKVQVLERPPEEPEVQRQGEEQQLQDGGEVFMETGRESPFQGDFKVKEETIEELECDALDTKPADDDVPQVPSPGQMKVENIGNLQPAKTKKPKDLELPATLLIAQNSPPPDKSNTGVVNTVVFPASSAVTPTLITQHVQTPIILTPSALPSAIHFWSTLSPIAPMSPAKLSFQFPSAGNTQIHIPVASMDGLSTPVLSSSALQKP from the exons ATGGACAACTCGATAACATTGTGGCAGTTTCTACGGCAACTCTTGGACGAGAACAAGAACGATCTCATTTGTTGGACATCTAAGGATGGCGAGTTTAAGCTACGTAACGCTGAGGAGGTAGCGCGGCTATGGGGCATGCGAAAGAATAAGACCAACATGAACTATGATAAGCTGAGCCGAGCACTCCGATATTACTATGACAAG AATATCATTAAGAAGGTGAACGGGCAGAAGTTTGTTTATAAGTTTGTGTCTATGCCAAACAGCCTGGTGATGGAACCAGAAAAGTGTGATGCCTCCGACTGTGAGTGGGCAATAACCAGGCCGAAGGATGAAGGCCTTTCTCTGCAGAGACAGCTGAAGCCCACCACCAGAGTTTCATCCCGGAATGAATACATGCGCTCTGGCCTCTACTCGACCTTCACCATCCAGTCACTGCAAAGCAACAACCACCGATCCCGGGATCAGGCCAACGACTCCCCTCCCGGAACCGTGGAGCTGCCAATCCTTGACGGGAAAGTCCAGGTTCTCGAGAGGCCTCCTGAGGAGCCTGAGGTTCAACGCCAAGGCGAGGAGCAACAGCTGCAAGACGGCGGTGAGGTCTTTATGGAAACAGGTAGAGAGAGCCCCTTCCAGGGAGATTTCAAGGTGAAGGAGGAGACGATTGAGGAGTTGGAATGTGACGCCCTTGATACCAAACCTGCTGATGATGATGTCCCTCAGGTGCCCAGCCCAGGTCAGATGAAGGTAGAAAACATTGGTAACCTTCAGCCAGCAAAAACCAAGAAGCCAAAGGATCTGGAGCTGCCAGCTACGCTGCTCATTGCCCAGAACAGTCCCCCTCCAGATAAAAGCAACACCGGTGTTGTGAATACAGTggtgtttcctgcctccagtgcTGTTACTCCAACGCTGATTACCCAGCATGTTCAG ACCCCAATAATACTAACACCGAGTGCTTTACCATCTGCCATTCACTTCTGGAGCACACTTAGCCCAATAGCTCCAATGAGCCCAGCCAAACTCTCATTTCAG TTTCCTTCAGCGGGGAACACACAGATCCACATTCCCGTTGCTTCCATGGATGGATTATCCACACCAGTACTTTCATCGTCAGCACTGCAGAAACCCTGA